The Abyssisolibacter fermentans genome has a segment encoding these proteins:
- a CDS encoding ABC transporter ATP-binding protein produces MIKVEALNKSFKVAKRGAGVGAALKSLFSPQYSTVQALKNISFEIDEGEIVGYIGPNGAGKSTTIKVISGILVPDSGKCNILGYTPWKNRVKHVKNIGVVFGQRSQLWWDVPVIDSFNLLKDIYKVPHNDFNDTLELLTDTLDLSSLLSTPVRQLSLGQRMRCEIGASLIHNPKILFLDEPTIGLDAVSKIAVRNFIKTINKEKKVTVILTTHDMNDIEALAERIMLIGKGKLLLDGTLTELKNKFITHKTLTVNFTENNETIDIKGTTILSKSKERLSLSVDLEKIKVSEVIGLLSNSLDITDVSVESRPIEEIIVDLYKEYQI; encoded by the coding sequence ATGATCAAAGTTGAAGCCTTGAATAAAAGCTTTAAGGTTGCAAAAAGAGGTGCTGGTGTTGGCGCCGCACTTAAATCCTTGTTTAGTCCTCAATATTCCACAGTTCAAGCCTTAAAAAACATCTCGTTTGAAATTGATGAAGGTGAAATCGTTGGTTACATAGGTCCTAATGGTGCTGGAAAATCAACTACCATTAAAGTTATTAGTGGTATTTTAGTACCTGATAGTGGAAAATGTAATATCCTTGGATATACACCTTGGAAAAACAGAGTAAAACATGTTAAAAATATTGGTGTAGTGTTTGGTCAACGCTCTCAGCTTTGGTGGGACGTTCCTGTAATTGATTCCTTTAATTTATTAAAAGATATTTATAAAGTTCCTCACAATGATTTTAATGACACTCTTGAATTATTAACAGATACCTTAGATTTGTCATCATTGCTTTCAACACCTGTTCGTCAATTAAGTCTTGGACAAAGAATGAGATGTGAAATTGGTGCTTCATTAATACATAATCCTAAGATACTGTTTTTAGATGAGCCAACTATAGGTCTTGATGCAGTTTCCAAAATAGCAGTTCGAAATTTTATAAAAACAATCAATAAAGAAAAAAAAGTTACTGTCATTTTGACAACCCATGATATGAATGATATAGAAGCCTTAGCAGAGAGAATTATGCTCATTGGTAAAGGCAAGCTCTTACTTGATGGTACATTGACAGAATTGAAAAATAAGTTTATAACTCATAAAACATTAACTGTAAATTTTACTGAAAATAATGAGACTATAGATATTAAAGGGACAACTATCCTTTCAAAATCTAAGGAAAGACTATCCTTGTCTGTGGATTTAGAAAAAATAAAGGTTTCAGAAGTTATAGGATTGCTATCAAATTCATTAGATATTACTGACGTATCTGTAGAAAGTCGTCCTATTGAGGAAATTATAGTAGATTTATATAAGGAGTATCAAATATGA
- a CDS encoding ABC transporter permease: MKAYYSLFKMRLLKGLQYRVSALAGISTQFFWGFMHIMIFEAFYNSTSVVQPISFRELIQVIWLQQSFLVFVMLWYRDNELLNHITSGNIAYELCRPTDLYNFWYAKLIAQRLSGAMLRCFPIIFIAILLPYPYNFSFPPSILSFILFLVALILGLILVVAISMLIYISVFYTMSPTGSLLIFSVLGEFFSGLVLPVPLMPKALQKIVYILPFRYTCDLPFRTYAGNIGINEALIGIGVQFLWIILLIGIGKLWMSKALKRIIVQGG, from the coding sequence ATGAAAGCATACTATTCTTTATTTAAGATGAGATTGCTAAAAGGATTACAGTATAGAGTATCAGCTTTAGCTGGAATTTCTACACAATTCTTTTGGGGATTTATGCATATAATGATTTTTGAAGCCTTTTACAATAGTACTTCTGTAGTTCAGCCAATATCCTTTAGAGAATTAATCCAAGTAATTTGGCTTCAACAAAGTTTTTTAGTATTTGTAATGCTTTGGTACAGAGATAATGAGCTTTTAAATCACATAACAAGTGGTAACATAGCCTATGAACTTTGTCGGCCAACAGATTTGTACAATTTTTGGTATGCAAAGCTTATAGCTCAAAGGTTATCAGGAGCTATGCTTCGGTGTTTCCCGATAATTTTCATCGCTATATTATTACCATATCCATATAATTTCTCTTTTCCACCAAGCATATTATCTTTCATACTGTTTTTAGTTGCATTAATACTGGGTCTAATACTAGTCGTCGCAATCTCAATGCTAATTTATATTTCAGTTTTCTACACCATGTCTCCAACGGGTTCATTGCTTATTTTTAGTGTGTTGGGTGAATTCTTTTCAGGTTTAGTTCTCCCGGTACCATTAATGCCAAAAGCACTACAAAAAATAGTATACATACTACCTTTTAGATATACTTGTGATTTGCCATTTAGAACATATGCAGGTAATATTGGAATAAATGAAGCTTTAATTGGAATAGGCGTACAATTTTTATGGATTATTCTTTTAATTGGAATAGGCAAGTTATGGATGTCTAAGGCTTTAAAAAGAATAATAGTACAAGGAGGTTGA
- a CDS encoding ABC transporter ATP-binding protein produces the protein MIQFRDISLSFNNKVIFNNFNMDITRGEKVLINAPSGRGKTTLFKLLLGFCIPDKGKILLKGKTLEKKNLPYFRTNIGYVSQDVDLRNLKIWDLIIEIFSYKYNKHIHITKDKFISIAQYFELPLNIDEKEVFQLSGGERQRLGLVICILLDRKIWLLDEITSGLDKNIKEKIVDFVLKQDKTILIISHDKIWRKNDVVRIEEW, from the coding sequence ATGATTCAATTTAGAGATATAAGTTTAAGCTTTAATAATAAGGTGATATTCAATAATTTTAATATGGATATTACAAGAGGGGAAAAAGTACTTATAAATGCCCCTTCAGGGAGAGGTAAGACAACTTTATTTAAATTGCTATTAGGTTTTTGCATTCCAGATAAAGGGAAAATACTATTAAAGGGAAAAACTCTAGAAAAAAAGAACTTACCATATTTCAGGACAAATATAGGCTATGTTAGTCAAGATGTAGATTTGAGAAATTTGAAAATATGGGATTTGATAATTGAAATTTTTTCTTATAAATATAATAAACATATACACATTACTAAAGATAAATTTATAAGTATTGCTCAGTATTTTGAGCTTCCACTTAATATAGACGAAAAGGAAGTATTTCAGCTATCAGGAGGAGAAAGACAACGATTAGGTTTAGTAATATGTATCTTATTAGATAGAAAAATATGGCTTTTAGATGAAATTACTTCGGGTTTGGACAAGAATATTAAAGAAAAGATAGTTGATTTTGTTTTAAAACAAGATAAAACAATACTGATAATTTCGCATGATAAAATTTGGAGAAAAAATGATGTTGTTAGAATAGAGGAGTGGTAA
- a CDS encoding PadR family transcriptional regulator has protein sequence MKNKIIRKLFLGFIQIHILYHADKEPIYGTWMMKELEEHGYKISPGTLYPLLKRMEEEELLSKAEKNIDGRIIKLYKTTEIGQEVLKEATEKAAELFHEIKTKGDNNDSI, from the coding sequence ATGAAAAACAAGATAATTAGAAAATTATTTTTAGGATTTATACAAATACATATATTATATCATGCTGATAAGGAACCTATATACGGAACTTGGATGATGAAAGAATTAGAAGAACATGGGTACAAGATTAGTCCGGGCACATTATACCCATTACTAAAAAGAATGGAAGAAGAAGAGTTATTGTCAAAGGCAGAAAAAAATATTGACGGTAGAATAATAAAACTATATAAGACAACAGAAATTGGGCAGGAAGTACTAAAAGAAGCTACTGAAAAAGCAGCTGAGCTGTTTCATGAGATTAAAACAAAGGGTGATAACAATGATTCAATTTAG